A window from Montipora capricornis isolate CH-2021 chromosome 7, ASM3666992v2, whole genome shotgun sequence encodes these proteins:
- the LOC138058265 gene encoding transcription factor HES-1-like, translating into MTTANYCKQQSDYVSKILTEKRKAKKPLMEKMRRARINDSLNELKSLILEALNKDASRYSKMEKADVLEMTVQYLKELKRREHILQDPNSYSLTECRASFVQCASDITRKMTSSESTDKLRASSLAQLAFRCQGNTTNTAVRPLSLYKRDTLQYTRSLPPVIILSPYPRTLTRDTKSVSPNSTGMTQNAAMTLPRGQKVQASSESPPVWRPW; encoded by the exons atgACGACTGCAAACTACTGCAAACAACAGTCGGATTATGTCAGCAAAATAttaacagaaaaaagaaag GCAAAGAAACCTCTCATGGAAAAAATGAGACGGGCGAGAATAAATGACAGTCTAAACGAACTCAAATCTCTAATATTGGAAGCTTTAAATAAAGAT GCTTCACGATATTCTAAGATGGAAAAAGCGGATGTTTTAGAGATGACAGTTCAGTATTTGAAAGAGCTTAAAAGACGAGAGCACATATTGCAAG ATCCCAACAGCTATAGCTTAACTGAATGTCGCGCAAGTTTTGTCCAATGCGCTTCTGACATCACAAGAAAAATGACGTCATCTGAAAGCACTGACAAGCTTAGAGCAAGCTCATTGGCGCAGCTCGCATTCCGTTGTCAAGGAAACACGACAAATACCGCAGTTCGCCCACTGTCTTTGTATAAAAGGGACACCTTGCAATACACGAGATCCTTGCCACCGGTGATCATTCTATCCCCATATCCAAGAACTCTGACAAGAGACACCAAATCCGTATCCCCCAACTCAACGGGAATGACACAGAATGCCGCAATGACCTTGCCGCGGGGACAAAAAGTACAAGCTTCCTCGGAAAGTCCCCCAGTATGGAGACCGTGGTAA